One stretch of Portunus trituberculatus isolate SZX2019 chromosome 23, ASM1759143v1, whole genome shotgun sequence DNA includes these proteins:
- the LOC123507626 gene encoding sesquipedalian-1-like, with the protein MKINEKNLCAYSVSPTLIDKEGYLLKKGEVNKNFQRRWFVLKGNLLFYFEKKGDREPIGVIILEGCTIELAECEDQFTFKLVFHGGGGRVYVLAADSQESLEVWMKALARASYDYLKLMVAELQKQLDELNDTESQGKGGGGEEGQPPKAPHRQRQNPFNRTQSSNEVTLDPTLAMRMRANTVSGGGVSQYLSSAIGAMPHRTAPPPPSVAHILVNRRTFAQIHSEYGVPILRDKELYLQRKAQQEGAGNAYKSQGQEKATSPVLVMNLVDI; encoded by the exons ATGAAGATCAACGAGAAGAATTTGTGTGCTTACAGTGTATCCCCGACACTCATTGACAAGGAGGGGTACCTGCtcaagaagggagag GTGAACAAGAACTTCCAGAGGAGATGGTTTGTGCTGAAGGGGAACCTGCTCTTTTACTTTGAGAAGAAGGGTGACCGGGAACCCATTGGTGTCATAATCCTGGAGGGCTGCACCATCG AACTGGCAGAGTGTGAGGACCAGTTCACATTCAAGCTGGTGTTCCATGGGGGCGGCGGGCGAGTGTATGTGCTGGCGGCAGACTCGCAGGAATCCCTGGAGGTGTGGATGAAGGCCCTGGCTCGTGCCTCCTATGACTACTTGAAGCTGATGGTTGCCGAGCTGCAGAAACAGTTGGATGAGCTGAACG ATACAGAGAGTcaaggtaagggaggaggaggcgaggagggcCAACCCCCAAAGGCTCCCCACAGACAGCGGCAGAATCCCTTCAATAGGACACAG agCTCCAACGAGGTCACCCTGGACCCCACCCTGGCCATGCGCATGAGGGCCAACACAGTGTCTGGCGGGGGGGTGAGCCAGTACCTCAGCTCAGCGATCGGAGCGATGCCTCACCGGACTGCACCACCACCCCCTTCTGTGGCCCACATCCTGGTGAACCGACGCACCTTCGCACAGATCCACTCTGAGTACGGTGTGCCCATCCTCAGGGACAAGGAGCTGTACCTGCAACGCAAGGCCCAGCAGGAGGGAGCAGGGAACGCCTACAAGTCTCAGGGGCAGGAGAAGGCAACCTCTCCGGTGCTAGTGATGAATCTGGTGGATATCTGA
- the LOC123507627 gene encoding signal recognition particle receptor subunit beta-like — MADEVRAKKRISLKETFRSVVPELTEENMLYLQVAVAVVVGLITLFLLWRLLRGTSRGRGILLLGLCESGKTQMFSRLCHGVDVVSVTSVKESSGTYTAGKKSLTLYDVPGHERIRYGALEKVKKLARGILFVVDSGTIQKDVRDVADFLYTVLCDGVVQAKVSRILVVCNKQDLTLARAAPLIQKTLEKEINLLRVTKASQLQSVGEGSNNNSFLGKQGQDFEFSHLGPIKVEFVEAVAKNGDNLSPVTAWLQQLA; from the exons ATGGCAGACGAGGTGCGGGCTAAGAAGAGGATATCCCTCAAGGAGACGTTCAGGAGCGTGGTGCCTGAGCTCACTGAGGAGAACATGTTGTACCtgcaggtggcggtggcggtggtggtgggactcATCACACTCT TCCTGCTGTGGCGCCTGCTGCGTGGCACCAGCAGGGGGCGTGGCATCCTGCTGTTGGGGCTGTGTGAGAGCGGCAAGACACAGATGTTCTCACGGCTATGTCACGGCGTGGATGTGGTGTCCGTCACTTCAGTCAAGGAGTCCTCCGGCACATACACTGCTGGGAAG AAGTCACTCACGCTGTATGACGTCCCTGGCCATGAGCGCATTCGTTATGGTGCGCTTGAGAAGGTGAAGAAGCTGGCACGAGGAATACTCTTTGTGGTGGACTCTGGCACCATTCAGAAGGATGTCAGGGATGTTGCCGA CTTCCTGTACACTGTCCTCTGTGATGGGGTGGTGCAGGCCAAGGTGTCACGCATCCTGGTGGTGTGTAACAAGCAGGACCTCACCCTGGCCAGAGCTGCTCCCTTGATACAGAAGACCCTGGAGAAGGAGAT cAACCTGCTCCGTGTGACCAAGGCAAGCCAGCTGCAGTCCGTGGGTGagggcagcaacaacaacagcttctTGGGCAAGCAGGGACAGGACTTTGAGTTTAGCCACCTGGGACCAATCAAGGTGGAGTTTGTGGAGGCTGTGGCCAAGAATGGAGACAACCTGAGTCCTGTCACCGCCTGGCTGCAGCAGCTGGCCTGA